In the genome of Halobacterium noricense, one region contains:
- a CDS encoding HD domain-containing protein gives MGVEIKESPVSEPQFDEMAAFVRDYLEASVENEDDGGRMRWYPWHSAEYRFTHIRNVVELGERIACEEGADVDVVRVAALFHDIAKLEAEQEEHADEGARIARKYLETHGDFAPSFVDQVCAAIADHSHQGDLSELPLETRCLIEADVLDKAGANGAALMLLRMGYEARTHVDAAEMVDRVLERGENAAERVESDTADSIAHQRIKRVRWFREWLEAEVPGMRE, from the coding sequence GTGGGCGTCGAGATAAAGGAGTCGCCGGTCTCCGAGCCGCAGTTCGACGAGATGGCGGCGTTCGTCCGCGACTACCTCGAAGCGAGCGTGGAGAACGAGGACGACGGCGGGCGGATGCGGTGGTACCCGTGGCACTCCGCGGAGTACCGCTTCACCCACATCCGGAACGTCGTCGAACTCGGCGAGCGCATCGCGTGCGAGGAGGGCGCGGACGTCGACGTCGTCCGCGTCGCCGCGCTGTTCCACGACATCGCCAAACTCGAAGCCGAGCAGGAGGAGCACGCCGACGAGGGCGCGCGCATCGCGCGGAAGTACCTGGAGACCCACGGCGACTTCGCGCCGTCGTTCGTCGACCAGGTGTGTGCGGCCATCGCCGACCACTCCCACCAGGGCGACCTCTCGGAACTCCCGCTGGAGACGCGGTGTCTCATCGAGGCCGACGTCCTCGACAAGGCGGGCGCGAACGGCGCGGCGCTGATGCTGCTGCGGATGGGCTACGAGGCGCGCACGCACGTCGACGCCGCGGAGATGGTCGACCGCGTGCTCGAACGCGGCGAGAACGCCGCCGAGCGGGTGGAGAGCGACACCGCCGACTCCATCGCCCACCAACGCATCAAGCGCGTGCGGTGGTTCCGGGAGTGGCTGGAAGCCGAAGTACCGGGAATGCGCGAGTAA
- a CDS encoding metal-dependent transcriptional regulator: protein MNTADQYLKTIFLVEQLEDGPAATGALADRLGVSPASVNEMVGKLEDRGLVAHEKYKGATVTDDGEARAREALQTYCILERFLANVLDVDDFRAEARQLEPVIDETVADRLDMIIDREPQCPECFDAEADACGLLVEEGIEADD from the coding sequence GTGAACACTGCCGACCAGTACCTGAAGACGATTTTCCTCGTCGAGCAGCTCGAAGACGGCCCGGCGGCGACCGGCGCGCTCGCCGACCGCCTCGGCGTCAGCCCGGCGAGCGTCAACGAGATGGTGGGGAAACTCGAAGACCGCGGGCTCGTCGCCCACGAGAAGTACAAGGGCGCGACCGTCACCGACGACGGCGAAGCCCGCGCCCGCGAGGCGCTGCAGACGTACTGCATCCTCGAACGCTTCCTCGCGAACGTCCTCGACGTCGACGACTTCCGCGCGGAAGCCCGGCAACTGGAGCCAGTCATCGACGAGACGGTCGCGGACCGCCTCGACATGATTATCGACCGCGAGCCGCAGTGTCCGGAGTGCTTCGACGCGGAAGCCGACGCCTGCGGCCTGCTCGTCGAGGAAGGTATCGAAGCCGACGACTGA
- a CDS encoding ferritin-like domain-containing protein has protein sequence MSSVAARVDSDDQLARLLQIGIVLEEVVEARAHRHYQSLPGEERDEAIEELLSEASAESAEHRRRLESLVEALDADSIPFEDVKELVAGSYGQTGPEDFDGVLYDQLHGEETAYKFYDDLIDAVEASDAEFGVDREDVLETLRDIRHAEAEGVEEVAKLMEARA, from the coding sequence GTGAGCTCGGTTGCGGCCCGCGTCGACTCCGACGACCAGCTCGCGCGTCTCCTCCAGATCGGCATCGTGCTCGAAGAGGTCGTGGAGGCCCGCGCGCACCGGCACTACCAGTCGCTGCCCGGCGAGGAGCGCGACGAAGCCATCGAGGAGCTGCTCTCGGAGGCCAGCGCGGAGTCCGCCGAACACCGCCGCCGGCTCGAATCGCTCGTCGAGGCGCTCGACGCCGACAGCATCCCCTTCGAGGACGTCAAAGAGCTCGTCGCGGGGAGCTACGGGCAGACCGGCCCGGAGGACTTCGACGGCGTACTCTACGACCAGCTCCACGGCGAGGAGACCGCGTACAAGTTCTACGACGACCTCATCGACGCCGTCGAAGCCAGCGACGCCGAGTTCGGCGTCGACCGCGAGGACGTCCTGGAGACGCTCCGGGACATTCGCCACGCGGAAGCCGAGGGCGTCGAAGAGGTCGCGAAACTGATGGAGGCCCGCGCATGA
- a CDS encoding HNH endonuclease, whose product MDCPTCGKTLSTERGMRQHHTKVHDEPLPNRTCADCGTEFYDPKSRRTYCDDCYAETGEKNGNYTGAKETTDCEQCGDTFDYYPSNKDGVYCSECVEEADEFLGTPYAETVDVERIERTCDYCDEPMIVLECNRRQGHGRWREVRRKALERDDYRCQKCGATAHELGQNPDVHHVKPVRTFDDPQEAHTVDNLIALCRSCHIYAEHGNMEFLPPS is encoded by the coding sequence ATGGACTGCCCGACCTGCGGGAAGACGCTCTCGACGGAGCGGGGGATGCGCCAGCACCACACGAAAGTCCACGACGAACCACTCCCGAACCGGACCTGTGCGGACTGTGGGACCGAGTTCTACGACCCGAAGTCGCGGCGCACGTACTGCGACGACTGTTACGCCGAGACCGGCGAGAAGAACGGGAACTACACCGGTGCCAAAGAAACGACCGACTGCGAGCAGTGCGGCGACACCTTCGACTACTATCCCTCCAACAAGGACGGCGTCTACTGTTCGGAGTGCGTCGAGGAGGCGGACGAGTTCCTCGGGACTCCATACGCCGAAACCGTCGACGTCGAACGAATCGAACGGACGTGTGACTACTGCGACGAACCGATGATAGTCCTCGAATGCAACAGACGTCAAGGACACGGCCGGTGGCGAGAAGTCCGACGGAAAGCACTCGAACGGGACGACTACCGCTGCCAGAAGTGCGGAGCCACGGCACACGAACTCGGCCAGAACCCGGACGTCCATCACGTCAAACCCGTGCGGACGTTCGACGACCCACAGGAGGCACACACCGTCGATAACCTCATCGCGCTCTGCAGGAGCTGTCACATCTACGCCGAACACGGAAACATGGAATTCCTCCCGCCATCGTAA
- a CDS encoding response regulator — MTDSIRVLHVDDGPGFAEMAGEFIEREDDRIEVVTASNASDAHSILADEDIDCVVSDFDMPGQNGIEFLEAVREEHDMRTPRSGRGVAGPHGDAHRGDADARPGGTGSLGPRARRRRRRRAAVLGACRRRVGHAGRDRRIRRPRRPRPPPAGVREPLPKCRGA; from the coding sequence ATGACTGACTCCATCCGCGTGCTCCACGTCGACGACGGGCCCGGGTTCGCGGAGATGGCGGGCGAGTTCATCGAACGCGAGGACGACCGCATCGAGGTCGTGACCGCCTCGAATGCCAGCGACGCGCACTCGATTCTCGCCGACGAAGACATCGACTGCGTCGTTTCGGACTTCGACATGCCGGGGCAGAACGGCATCGAATTCCTCGAAGCCGTCCGCGAGGAGCACGACATGCGAACACCTCGAAGCGGTCGCGGCGTCGCTGGACCGCATGGAGACGCTCATCGAGGGGACGCTGACGCTCGCCCGGGAGGGACAGGCAGTCTCGGACCGCGAGCACGTCGACGTCGCAGACGTCGTGCGGCAGTGCTGGGAGCGTGTCGCCGACGAGTCGGCCACGCTGGACGTGATCGACGAATTCGCCGTCCGCGGCGACCGCGACCGCCTCCAGCAGGTGTTCGAGAACCTCTTCCGAAATGCCGTGGAGCATAG
- the sufD gene encoding Fe-S cluster assembly protein SufD, with the protein MSTQLHQDISEETVRQLADEHDEPEWLLQTRLDALDALEALDYPSVIETPGRKWTNLEDLDFEALVDPLTQTEQKDQVGPEDVEVASFHEALQDDDLAELVEEHFGSIVDPQQNRLTALSTTLFTTGTVVYVPAGVDAEDVTIRTSMTSRSLFNYTLVVTESNSSVTILERQDTSEDSEARSASESASGEAASDGRYYSGVVEVDAGENSYVQYGSLQDFDEDTYNYTVKRGDATTYSTVDWIEGNLGSRLTKTSVSTELNGDGSETKIVGAFFGHDGQHFDLDSKVWHRGEHTTADLVTRGVIDDDARSVYEGVQDVGEDAWDTSSYQRENTLMLSDESEADASPKLIINNHDTEASHSATVGQVDEETLFYMENRGVPEQLATDMLVEGFFVPVLEEVEVEELREDLQTRIHERLQ; encoded by the coding sequence ATGAGCACCCAACTGCACCAGGACATCAGCGAAGAGACCGTACGGCAGCTCGCCGACGAGCACGACGAGCCCGAGTGGCTGCTCCAGACGCGACTGGACGCCCTCGACGCGCTCGAAGCCCTCGACTACCCGAGCGTCATCGAGACGCCCGGCCGCAAGTGGACGAACCTCGAAGACCTCGACTTCGAGGCGCTAGTCGACCCGCTCACCCAGACCGAGCAGAAAGACCAGGTCGGCCCCGAGGACGTCGAAGTCGCGTCGTTCCACGAGGCCCTGCAGGACGACGACCTCGCCGAACTCGTCGAGGAGCACTTCGGCAGCATCGTCGACCCGCAGCAGAACCGTCTGACCGCGCTGTCGACGACGCTGTTCACGACCGGAACGGTCGTCTACGTGCCCGCCGGCGTCGACGCCGAGGACGTGACGATTCGGACGTCGATGACCTCCCGGTCGCTGTTCAACTACACGCTCGTCGTCACCGAGAGCAACTCCTCGGTGACGATTCTGGAGCGCCAGGACACCAGCGAGGACAGCGAGGCGCGCAGCGCCTCGGAATCCGCGAGCGGCGAAGCCGCAAGCGACGGTCGGTACTACTCCGGCGTCGTCGAAGTCGACGCGGGCGAGAACTCGTACGTCCAGTACGGGAGCCTGCAGGACTTCGACGAGGACACGTACAACTACACCGTCAAGCGCGGCGACGCGACCACCTACAGCACGGTCGACTGGATCGAGGGGAACCTCGGCAGCCGCCTGACGAAGACGAGCGTCTCCACGGAGCTCAACGGCGACGGAAGCGAGACGAAGATCGTCGGCGCGTTCTTCGGCCACGACGGCCAGCACTTCGACCTCGACTCGAAGGTCTGGCACCGCGGCGAACACACGACCGCCGACCTCGTCACGCGCGGCGTCATCGACGACGACGCGCGCTCGGTGTACGAGGGCGTCCAGGACGTCGGCGAAGACGCCTGGGACACCTCCAGCTACCAGCGCGAGAACACGCTGATGCTGAGCGACGAGAGCGAGGCCGACGCCTCCCCGAAGCTCATCATCAACAACCACGACACCGAAGCCAGCCACTCCGCGACCGTCGGTCAGGTCGACGAGGAGACGCTGTTCTACATGGAGAATCGCGGCGTCCCCGAGCAGCTCGCCACGGACATGCTCGTGGAGGGTTTCTTCGTGCCGGTGCTCGAAGAAGTCGAAGTCGAGGAGCTCCGCGAGGACCTCCAGACGCGCATCCACGAGCGCCTGCAGTAG
- a CDS encoding ABC transporter ATP-binding protein, with product MATLELKNVHAKVAEEGGEQILKGVDIEIPSGEIHALMGPNGSGKSTTSKIIAGHPAYDVTEGEVLLHLDEDDFDDVDEVPEGARTWDLLELEPNERAALGIYLGFQYPAEIEGVTLVNFLRTALNAKLEERDELLFGEDEEAEEDDEGYETSPMEGPADEGEVGVAEFQELLSEKMEALDMDESFATRYLNAGFSGGEKKQNEVLQAAILEPSIAVLDEIDSGLDIDRLQDVAKGINALRDEQDTGILQITHYQRILDYVEPDRVHIMLDGEVVMEGDAELAEKLEDKGYDWVREQVYETA from the coding sequence ATGGCTACGCTCGAACTCAAAAACGTACACGCGAAAGTCGCAGAAGAGGGCGGAGAGCAGATTCTCAAAGGCGTCGACATCGAAATCCCGTCCGGCGAAATCCACGCCCTGATGGGCCCGAACGGCTCGGGGAAGTCGACCACCTCGAAGATCATCGCCGGTCACCCGGCCTACGACGTCACCGAGGGTGAAGTCCTCCTCCACCTCGACGAGGACGACTTCGACGACGTCGACGAGGTTCCGGAAGGCGCACGGACGTGGGACCTCCTCGAACTGGAGCCGAACGAGCGCGCCGCGCTCGGCATCTACCTCGGCTTCCAGTACCCCGCCGAAATCGAGGGCGTCACGCTCGTGAACTTCCTCCGTACCGCGCTCAACGCGAAGCTCGAAGAGCGCGACGAACTCCTCTTCGGCGAGGACGAGGAAGCCGAGGAAGACGACGAGGGCTACGAGACCTCCCCGATGGAGGGCCCCGCCGACGAAGGCGAAGTCGGCGTCGCGGAGTTCCAGGAACTCCTCTCCGAGAAGATGGAGGCCCTGGACATGGACGAGTCGTTCGCGACGCGCTACCTCAACGCCGGCTTCTCCGGCGGCGAGAAGAAGCAGAACGAGGTCCTCCAGGCCGCCATCCTCGAACCGTCGATCGCCGTGCTCGACGAGATCGACTCCGGCCTCGACATCGACCGCCTGCAGGACGTCGCGAAGGGCATCAACGCGCTGCGCGACGAACAGGACACGGGTATCCTCCAGATCACCCACTACCAGCGCATCCTCGACTACGTCGAACCCGACCGCGTCCACATCATGCTCGACGGCGAAGTCGTCATGGAAGGGGACGCCGAGCTCGCCGAGAAGCTCGAAGACAAGGGGTACGACTGGGTGCGCGAGCAGGTCTACGAGACCGCGTAA
- a CDS encoding DUF7563 family protein — MPLCQNCESFVTKDYVRVFTPPGVEQPRVCPDCPDMVRDGADVREARATRS, encoded by the coding sequence ATGCCGCTCTGCCAGAACTGCGAGTCGTTCGTCACCAAGGACTACGTTCGCGTGTTCACCCCGCCCGGCGTCGAACAACCCCGCGTCTGTCCGGACTGCCCCGACATGGTGCGGGACGGCGCGGACGTCCGCGAAGCTCGCGCCACCCGGTCGTAG
- the sufB gene encoding Fe-S cluster assembly protein SufB gives MSSDQDHLEETDTEARFEFKKEEKSAFKSEKGLTEETIRLISDDKDEPEWMLDRRLRALEQYKKMPMPTDWPGQPDLSELDVEEIVPYIRPDVDKRSGADEWEDLPDEIQDTFEQLGIPEAEREALSGVGAQYESEVVYQNMQERWEEKGVVFCNMDEAVQEYPELVKEHFMTKCVPASDNKFAALHGAVWSGGSFVHIPEDVTVNMPVQAYFRMNSEGMGQFEHTLIIAEEGSEVHYIEGCSAPKYGSHNLHSGGVEVFVKEDAHVQYSTVQNWSKNTFNLNTKRAIVEENATMEWVSGSMGSKATMLYPSSILKGRGATDNHITIAFAGEGQDIDTGAKVYHNAPDTKSTIESKSIAKDGGRTNYRGLVHIADGAENSSTSVECDALMFDNESTSDTMPYMEINESKVDVAHEATVGKIGDEDVFYLQSRGLDDDDAKQMIVAGFIEPITEELPIEYAVELNRLIELEMEGSLG, from the coding sequence ATGAGCTCAGACCAAGACCACCTCGAAGAAACCGACACCGAGGCCCGATTCGAATTCAAGAAGGAGGAGAAGTCCGCCTTCAAGTCCGAGAAAGGCCTCACTGAGGAGACCATTCGGCTCATCTCCGACGACAAAGACGAGCCCGAGTGGATGCTCGACCGGCGCCTGCGCGCCCTCGAGCAGTACAAGAAGATGCCGATGCCGACGGACTGGCCGGGCCAGCCGGACCTCTCCGAACTCGACGTCGAAGAGATCGTCCCCTACATCCGCCCCGACGTGGACAAGCGCTCGGGCGCGGACGAGTGGGAGGACCTCCCGGACGAGATTCAGGACACGTTCGAACAGCTGGGCATCCCCGAGGCCGAGCGCGAGGCGCTCTCCGGCGTCGGCGCCCAGTACGAGTCCGAAGTCGTCTACCAGAACATGCAGGAGCGCTGGGAGGAGAAGGGCGTCGTCTTCTGCAACATGGACGAGGCCGTGCAGGAGTACCCCGAACTGGTCAAAGAGCACTTCATGACGAAGTGCGTCCCGGCCAGCGACAACAAATTCGCGGCGCTCCACGGCGCGGTCTGGTCCGGCGGGAGCTTCGTGCACATCCCCGAGGACGTGACCGTGAACATGCCCGTGCAGGCGTACTTCCGGATGAACTCCGAGGGCATGGGCCAGTTCGAGCACACGCTCATCATCGCCGAGGAGGGCTCGGAAGTCCACTACATCGAGGGTTGTTCGGCGCCGAAGTACGGCAGCCACAACCTCCACTCCGGTGGCGTCGAAGTCTTCGTGAAAGAGGACGCTCACGTGCAGTACTCGACCGTGCAGAACTGGTCGAAGAACACGTTCAACCTCAACACGAAGCGCGCCATCGTCGAGGAGAACGCCACCATGGAGTGGGTCTCCGGTTCCATGGGGTCGAAGGCGACGATGCTGTACCCCTCGTCGATTCTGAAGGGGCGCGGCGCGACTGACAACCACATCACCATCGCGTTCGCGGGCGAGGGCCAGGACATCGACACCGGCGCGAAGGTCTACCACAACGCGCCCGACACGAAGTCCACCATCGAGTCCAAGTCCATCGCGAAAGACGGCGGCCGCACGAACTACCGCGGCCTCGTCCACATCGCCGACGGCGCCGAGAACTCCTCGACGTCCGTCGAGTGTGACGCGCTGATGTTCGACAACGAGTCCACCAGCGACACCATGCCGTACATGGAAATCAACGAGTCGAAGGTGGACGTCGCCCACGAGGCGACCGTCGGCAAAATCGGCGACGAGGACGTCTTCTACCTCCAGTCTCGCGGCCTCGACGACGACGACGCCAAGCAGATGATTGTCGCGGGCTTCATCGAGCCCATCACGGAGGAACTGCCAATCGAGTACGCGGTCGAGCTCAACCGCCTCATCGAACTGGAGATGGAGGGGAGCCTCGGATAA